One part of the Phragmites australis chromosome 3, lpPhrAust1.1, whole genome shotgun sequence genome encodes these proteins:
- the LOC133913512 gene encoding folate-biopterin transporter 1, chloroplastic-like isoform X2 yields MAFSFVLSPPTLRLPSPNRAGASSSSAYLLAPHHGRRRRTPEHRCRCGGSPETAPGSSSSSGGQGSYDEDAARRPLGLHGGASSSDRRTGSEAPRYQATSTKGNTSDADCEGWQKRQYSTDGFPKNRSKSRYFKAFGVDLSPDNVAVTIVYFVQGVLGLSRLAVSFYLKDDLHLDPAETAVISGFSALPWLVKPLYGFISDSIPLFGYRRRSYLILSGLLGALSWTLMATIVDDKYSATLSIILGSLAVAVSDVVVDSMVVERARGESQSTSGTLQSLCWGSSAFGGVVSAYFSGSLVDTYGVRFVFGVTALLPLMTSAVAVLVNEERLPLGERSISLSASSSELIESSKQRIMQLWISVKQSSIFLPTLFIFLWQATPQSDPAMFFFITNKLGFTPEFLGRVTLVTSIASLLGIGVYNSFLKAVPLRKIFLVTTILGSALGMTQVLLATGLNQKFGISNEWFSIGDSLIITVLGQIVL; encoded by the exons ATGGCCTTCAGCTTCGTGCTCTCCCCGCCGACCCTTCGACTCCCGAGCCCCAACCGCGccggtgcctcctcctcgtccgcaTACCTACTCGCCCCCCACCATGGGCGCCGCCGACGTACACCCGAACATCGCTGCCGCTGCGGTGGGTCGCCGGAGACGGCGCCcggtagcagcagcagctccggtGGCCAGGGATCGTACGATGAGGACGCCGCTCGCCGTCCCCTCGGACTACacggcggcgcctcctcctcggaCCGTCGAACCG GGAGTGAAGCACCGAGATATCAGGCAACTTCGACTAAAGGGAACACAAGTGATGCAGATTGTGAGGGATGGCAAAAGAGGCAATACAGTACAGATGGTTTTCCAAAGAACAGGTCCAAGTCAAGATACTTCAAAGCATTCGGGGTTGATTTGTCCCCTGATAATGTGGCTGTTACTATTGTTTATTTCGTGCAAGGAGTTTTAGGCCTTTCCAGGCTTGCTGTCAGCTTTTACTTAAAAGATGATCTTCATCTTGATCCAGCAGAG ACTGCAGTTATTTCTGGTTTCTCAGCCTTGCCATGGTTGGTCAAGCCCCTCTACGGCTTTATCAG TGATTCCATCCCTCTCTTTGGATATCGAAGAAGGTCATACCTTATTCTATCAGGCCTCCTTGGAGCACTTTCATGGACTTTGATGGCGACTATTGTAGATGATAAATACAGCGCAACACTCTCTATTATTCTTGGATCTCTTGCAGTTGCCGTCTCTGATGTT GTGGTTGATTCTATGGTTGTCGAGAGAGCTCGAGGTGAATCGCAGAGTACATCTGGAACTCTCCAGTCGCTATGTTGGGGATCCTCAGCCTTTGGAGGAGTTGTGAGTGCATACTTCAGTGGTTCTCTAGTGGATACTTATGGTGTAAG ATTCGTCTTTGGTGTTACGGCACTTTTGCCGCTGATGACGTCTGCTGTTGCAGTTCTTGTAAATGAAGAACGCTTGCCTTTGGGAGAACGTTCCATCTCACTTTCAGCTTCAAGTTCAGAATTAATTGAGAGCTCTAAGCAGCGCATCATGCAGCTTTGGATTTCAGTAAAGCAATCCAGCATATTCCTACCCACCTTGTTCATATTCCTTTGGCAAGCAACACCACAATCAGACCCTGCCATGTTTTTCTTTAT CACAAATAAGCTTGGATTTACTCCAGAATTTCTAGGGCGTGTCACGCTTGTTACATCTATTGCATCCTTACTGGGTATCGGAGTATATAATTCTTTTTTGAAGGCGGTTCCATTGAGGAAAATCTTTCTTGTGACAACAATTTTAGGTTCTGCACTGGGAATGACACAG GTTCTTCTTGCCACTGGGCTCAACCAGAAGTTTGGCATAAGCAATGAATGGTTCTCCATTGGGGATTCCTTGATTATCACAGTCCTTGGTCAG ATTGTGTTGTAG
- the LOC133913512 gene encoding folate-biopterin transporter 1, chloroplastic-like isoform X1 — MAFSFVLSPPTLRLPSPNRAGASSSSAYLLAPHHGRRRRTPEHRCRCGGSPETAPGSSSSSGGQGSYDEDAARRPLGLHGGASSSDRRTGSEAPRYQATSTKGNTSDADCEGWQKRQYSTDGFPKNRSKSRYFKAFGVDLSPDNVAVTIVYFVQGVLGLSRLAVSFYLKDDLHLDPAETAVISGFSALPWLVKPLYGFISDSIPLFGYRRRSYLILSGLLGALSWTLMATIVDDKYSATLSIILGSLAVAVSDVVVDSMVVERARGESQSTSGTLQSLCWGSSAFGGVVSAYFSGSLVDTYGVRFVFGVTALLPLMTSAVAVLVNEERLPLGERSISLSASSSELIESSKQRIMQLWISVKQSSIFLPTLFIFLWQATPQSDPAMFFFITNKLGFTPEFLGRVTLVTSIASLLGIGVYNSFLKAVPLRKIFLVTTILGSALGMTQVLLATGLNQKFGISNEWFSIGDSLIITVLGQASFMPVLVLAAKLCPSGMEATLFATLMSISNAGGVAGGLVGAGLTQLLGVTRDNFENLALLVVVCNLSSLLPLPLLNLLPDESPDTDNEQTEND, encoded by the exons ATGGCCTTCAGCTTCGTGCTCTCCCCGCCGACCCTTCGACTCCCGAGCCCCAACCGCGccggtgcctcctcctcgtccgcaTACCTACTCGCCCCCCACCATGGGCGCCGCCGACGTACACCCGAACATCGCTGCCGCTGCGGTGGGTCGCCGGAGACGGCGCCcggtagcagcagcagctccggtGGCCAGGGATCGTACGATGAGGACGCCGCTCGCCGTCCCCTCGGACTACacggcggcgcctcctcctcggaCCGTCGAACCG GGAGTGAAGCACCGAGATATCAGGCAACTTCGACTAAAGGGAACACAAGTGATGCAGATTGTGAGGGATGGCAAAAGAGGCAATACAGTACAGATGGTTTTCCAAAGAACAGGTCCAAGTCAAGATACTTCAAAGCATTCGGGGTTGATTTGTCCCCTGATAATGTGGCTGTTACTATTGTTTATTTCGTGCAAGGAGTTTTAGGCCTTTCCAGGCTTGCTGTCAGCTTTTACTTAAAAGATGATCTTCATCTTGATCCAGCAGAG ACTGCAGTTATTTCTGGTTTCTCAGCCTTGCCATGGTTGGTCAAGCCCCTCTACGGCTTTATCAG TGATTCCATCCCTCTCTTTGGATATCGAAGAAGGTCATACCTTATTCTATCAGGCCTCCTTGGAGCACTTTCATGGACTTTGATGGCGACTATTGTAGATGATAAATACAGCGCAACACTCTCTATTATTCTTGGATCTCTTGCAGTTGCCGTCTCTGATGTT GTGGTTGATTCTATGGTTGTCGAGAGAGCTCGAGGTGAATCGCAGAGTACATCTGGAACTCTCCAGTCGCTATGTTGGGGATCCTCAGCCTTTGGAGGAGTTGTGAGTGCATACTTCAGTGGTTCTCTAGTGGATACTTATGGTGTAAG ATTCGTCTTTGGTGTTACGGCACTTTTGCCGCTGATGACGTCTGCTGTTGCAGTTCTTGTAAATGAAGAACGCTTGCCTTTGGGAGAACGTTCCATCTCACTTTCAGCTTCAAGTTCAGAATTAATTGAGAGCTCTAAGCAGCGCATCATGCAGCTTTGGATTTCAGTAAAGCAATCCAGCATATTCCTACCCACCTTGTTCATATTCCTTTGGCAAGCAACACCACAATCAGACCCTGCCATGTTTTTCTTTAT CACAAATAAGCTTGGATTTACTCCAGAATTTCTAGGGCGTGTCACGCTTGTTACATCTATTGCATCCTTACTGGGTATCGGAGTATATAATTCTTTTTTGAAGGCGGTTCCATTGAGGAAAATCTTTCTTGTGACAACAATTTTAGGTTCTGCACTGGGAATGACACAG GTTCTTCTTGCCACTGGGCTCAACCAGAAGTTTGGCATAAGCAATGAATGGTTCTCCATTGGGGATTCCTTGATTATCACAGTCCTTGGTCAG GCTTCCTTTATGCCCGTCTTGGTGTTGGCTGCAAAATTGTGCCCTTCGGGAATGGAAGCAACTTTGTTCGCCACTCTGATGTCCATTTCTAATGCGGGAGGTGTTGCCGGCGGTCTGGTGGGCGCAGGTTTAACTCAGTTACTGGGAGTCACTCGAGACAACTTTGAAAATCTAGCTCTGCTGGTTGTCGTGTGCAATCTCAGCTCTCTGCTGCCTCTGCCTCTTCTGAATCTCCTGCCAGATGAATCACCTGATACAGATAATGAACAAACAGAAAATGATTGA